One stretch of Euphorbia lathyris chromosome 7, ddEupLath1.1, whole genome shotgun sequence DNA includes these proteins:
- the LOC136200556 gene encoding WUSCHEL-related homeobox 4 translates to MKVHQLATRGLIWEHEPSLSLGCKRLRPLAPKLSHSDSPSPTSTVSSFDLKSFIRPECGPRKLCSSHDKKDSPPQVETHPGGTRWNPTQEQIGILEMLYRGGMRTPNAQQIEQITAQLGKYGKIEGKNVFYWFQNHKARERQKQKRNSLGLSHSPRTPSSVTTISLDTKVETEREEDSPYKRKCRSWGFEVEEIRRCRDEGDRTLELFPLHPEGR, encoded by the exons ATGAAGGTTCATCAGTTGGCAACACGTGGATTAATCTGGGAACATGAACCCTCTCTTTCTCTTGGTTGCAAACGTCTTCGTCCTCTTGCTCCTAAGTTATCTCATTCTGATTCTCCTTCTCCAACTTCCACTGTTTCTTCTTTTGATCTCAAGAGCTTTATTAGACCTGAATGTGGTCCTAGAAAACTTTGTTCATCTCACGACAAGAAAGATTCACCCCCTCAG GTGGAGACGCACCCAGGAGGAACACGATGGAATCCGACTCAAGAACAGATAGGGATACTTGAGATGCTGTATAGAGGAGGAATGAGAACTCCAAATGCACAACAAATCGAACAAATCACTGCGCAGCTAGGGAAATATGGCAAGATTGAAGGGAAGAACGTGTTTTACTGGTTTCAAAACCACAAAGCTCGCGAAAGACAAAAACAGAAGCGTAACAGTCTTGGTTTAAGTCATAGTCCCAGAACCCCAAGCTCAGTTACCACTATATCTTTGGATACTAAG GTAGAAACTGAGAGGGAGGAAGATAGTCCGTACAAAAGGAAGTGCAGGAGCTGGGGATTTGAAGTAGAAGAAATCAGGAGGTGTAGAGATGAAGGAGAtagaactcttgagcttttcccatTGCACCCAGAAGGCAGATAG